The segment CACTTGATTTATTTCCACATTTTTATTAAGAGACAAGTAATCCATATGCCAATGTTTTTTCTTATCCTTGGAGATATGTCTTGAAATACGACTTTTCAAACTATTTAGTGCACTGCCCACATATACATAGTAACCAGTATCAAATTTTATAAATCCTTTTGCACCAATTTTTATTCTGCAATCCTTTTTAACATGGATGATCAAACAGTAACTGCCCTTATCAACTTTTTCATAATTCATGATAATTACTATCAAAAAAGTAAAATATAAAATTATTTAAAAATAATTACTATAGGCGATAGAAATGGATGACTCCGATAAAAAAAATTTAACATATGTACTCGTGGATAGAAATCCGGATGAAAACAGTTATGATGATTCTAAAGATACAACAACAAGACAAACTAACGACGTTAATCCGATAATTAATTCATATGATGTTATTGACCAAAATAACAGTCAAATAATAGGTAGAACTTGTAATATAAATGACAGTCAGAATAATCTATCAAAGAATAATGTGTCCACGGATGACTCTTCATGTAGCAGAAATCAGGCAGTTAATCTGAATTATTACATCAGTGTTTCATTGCTGTCTATTATAACATATATGATAGTTGCATATTCAAGCAATGTAGCATTTGCAGAATTAATCGATTTGGAAATACCCTTGATAATCTTTTTATCATTAGCAATGGTATTCCTAACAAGTAACTGGTCAAGAATATACACGTATCTGTTATTCATAATTGTAATTGCCGTTATGATAGCTTTATCATTTAACTATTCATTCCTATTGATGATGGTACTGTTCTCTGAACTAGTAATCTACTCTATAAATGGTATTATAAACAACAAGGATGATTACAATTCAGTATAAATTAATTAAGTGGGGGAGATAATAATGCAATACACTTTTGAGGCAACAGGACATGAAAACGTATTGTCAAAGCATAAGACAACATTTGAAATAACAACCGATAGCACACTTACCCTGAAAGGTGACTGCATAATCGGATTAAACAGCAATGTCACGTTAAATGATTTTCCACAAAAATTAAGGGATAAAATCATGTGTGATGACACAAAAATAGAGTTATCGCTGGAAACGCCCAATGCAAAAGATAAAATAATCGGTTACGGTTCATCACAGTTAACCCTTAATCATCCAAGTGATATGGTATGTAGAAAAAGTACATTTACCTGCAGCAGAACATTAATGATAAAGGCCGATAAGGCAGCAATAGACTTGGATGAAGACCTGATTAATGATCTAAGTAACTGTGAAACCCTAAAAGTAACAATAAAAGTTGATGATTAACGAATAAATAATCTTCAAAATTCTTATTTTTTAAATATTAAATAATTTTTCTATAAAAATGGTGTTGAATAATATAAGTGCGGGAGACGGGAATCGAACCCGCGAAGAGACTACCTCACTAGGCCCTCAACCTAGCGCCTTTGACCGCTCGACCACCCCCGCATATAAAAAATCAGTTATATTTTCGGATGGATTTAACCATTTAGACTTAAAGTCTATAATTATATATTTTAATTATCATATATAAATTTTACTATTTATTCCCGATTTTTTTGTTATTGATGTTAATATACAATCGACAAAAAAAGGAAGAAAAGAAATTATTCACAATCACGCATTCTAATTAAGGATTCTTCACAGGTCTCCATTTTAAAGTCAAGTTCCTTTTCAATTTTATTCACGTTCAATGATGAATCACGAGGTCTAGGAGCTTTCTGAATGAACTTATCACTAGTTATTGGATTAATAAGATTCTCATCCAAATCAAATACATCGGCAATTTGTCTTGTAAAGTCATATCTGCTAATCAGGTCATTGCCCGCCGTGTGATAAATACCATTCTTGTCCTGTCCTGCTATTTCAAGCATGGCCTCGGCCGCATTATCTGCCAGTGTCGGTGAGTTAATCTGATCAGTAACAATATTAATCTCATTCTCCTTTCTAAGCTCATCTATGACCCACGTGGTAAAGTTTAATCTTTCATGCCAGCCATACAATACGCTAACTCTGGCTATTGCCCAGTTATTGCTGTATTTCTGAAGTTGCACTTCGCCATCATACTTACTTTTTGCATAAATTCCCAACGGATTAACCTCATCGGTCTCCTTATAATTGCCCTTTGTTCCATCAAATACAAAATCGGTTGATACATAAATCATCTTGGCATCAACATCTTCGGATGCCTTGGCCAAGTATCCTGTAGCATCACCATTAACTTTATAGGCCGTATCTATCTCGTCTTCACATAAATCCACATTGGTCATTGCAGCACAGTGGATAATCACATCGGGCTTGACTTTTTGTATTGTTTTTTTAACTTCATCTTCATCTGTAATATCACACTTAACAGTATTGTCTGTAGGGTTGGAGTTATGTGATAAAACAAGTTCATGCTCGTCATCAGCTACAGTAGCAATTCTACTACCCAGTAGACCACTACCACCTGTAATAAAGAATTTCATATATAAATATTGTTTTTTAAAATATAAATCATTTGATGTGTAATATAAAAGTAGGTGTAAAAATGAATTGTATGAAAAAAGTCAAAATTACAATATTAAAAACTACCTTGGATGAACAGTTGGCTAAGGAATATGGGGTGGAAGGTTTATCCACATGTCCATTAATGAAAGAAGGCCAGGTATTTTATGCTGATTATGCAAAGCCTGAAGGATTTTGTGATGAGGCATGGAAAGCAATCTACCAATATGTATTTGCATTAGCCCATGGGGCAGAGGATTGTGTATTTTATTATCATGACTGGATAGAAAAACCGGGTGTAGCGATTGTTTCATGCAATGATGGTTTAAGGCCTGTAATTATGAAGCTGGAATCAACGGATATTGATTCAGCTGATTATGACTTTTTGAGTGGTGAAAAACAGGAATAACCAATAAATAATATTGGTAATGCAAAATTGCTTAAAATAAAATAATATGTAATTTTTTAAATAATTAAGGTGAAATCATGCGTAAGCGGTTTACTAAACAGACCACTTTAGAATTTACACAACCAACTTTATCAGAAGGGGACAATACGCATTGCTATACTGTATCTGAGATAACTGATTACATTAATCAGAAACTAAAACGTGATGATGCACTGGCAAAGATCATGGTTAAGGGTGAAATATCCAACTATAAATCATATCCTAATGGGCATAGTTATTTCACGCTTAAGGATAAGGATTCACAAATAAGTTCCGTTATGTTCTGGGGATATAAAAAGCATTTGAAGTTTGAACCTAAAGATGGGATGAAGGTAATCATTACAGGTAAAATAGAAGTGTATAAAAAATATGGAAATTATCAGTTGTATGCTCATAATATAACAGAAGAGGGAGTCGGTGATTTACATATTGCATTCCAGCAATTAAAGGAGAAACTATCAAAAGAGGGATTGTTTGATGAGTCCCATAAAAAGAAGATAGTCAAATATCCAAAACGTATAGGTGTGGTAACAGCATCTACCGGTGCAGCGGTAAAGGATATCATCACGACAATAAAAAGAAGGTATCCTTATTGTCAAATACTTGTATTTTCCACACTGGTACAGGGAGATGATGCGGCAGATAACATAGTTGAACGAATTTCTGATGCTCAGAATTATGGCTTGGACACGTTAATTGTTGGTCGTGGTGGTGGAAGCATAGAGGACTTATGGCCATTCAATGAAGAAAAGGTAGCACGGGCAATCTATGATTCAAATGTACCCATAATCAGTGCGGTGGGTCATCAAATTGATTACACAATTTCCGACTTCGTGGCGGATTTAAGAGCACCCACACCAACGGCAGCAGCTGAAATGGCTGTTCCGGATGCATATGTATTAAAATCCAAATTAAATGATTTGAATGAAAGAATAACCAACACAGTTAGAAATAAGATACTGGAAAATAGAAATAAATTGAATACAATATCTAAGAAAAATATACTAAAACATCCTCAAAGCATATATGATCATCCAAAGATGAATCTGGAGTTACTCATTGGCAGATTTGAAAACGCATCACAGCAAATTATTCATGACAACAGAAATAAGCTGTTGAAATTGGAAAATTCATATATCTTTAAGAATCCCAAGTCAATAACAAAGAACAAGAAGGATAGATATATCAAAAATATCTCTAAACTGGAGGTTTTAAATCCGCTATTAACACTAAAAAGAGGTTATGCTATTGCCGAGTGTAATGAGAAGGTAATATCTTCTTCGAAAGATGTTAAAGTGGGGGATAAATTGGACATAAAATTTGATGATGGAACTATTAATACAAAGGTGATATAAATGGAAGATTTAAGTTTTGAAGAAAGTCTGGAAAAATTAGAGGAAATCGTTGAAAAATTAGAAAATGGGGATGTACCATTGGATGATGCAATCGATGAATTTAATAATGCAATGCAATTGGTCAAAGTATGTGATGAAAAGTTAACTAAAGCAGAAGAATCCATTGCTAAGATAGTTGAAGAAAATGGCGAATTAATGGATTTTGTTGTTTCCGATGAAGAATAATCATATTTGGGTCAGTAGTACCATGCTACTGGCCATTCTTTTTTTAAAATGGATATCTGATGAATTTGTCATGTTAAAAATGATACTGTAAATTTTTCAAAAATTATTAATAATTTAAACTATAGATAAATAACTAATATTGAAGATTATTAAGAAATAATTAATGGTGAGTTAGTTGAAGATAATGATTACAGGTGGAGCAGGATTTATTGGATCAAATTTTGTTCATCACATCTCAGAAAAATATCCAGATTATGATATAACGGTCCTTGATAAATTAACATATGCAGGTGACTTAGAAAACATCAAATCATTAGATGTTGAATTTATAAAAGGAGATATTGCAGACCCAATTGCAGCAAGCAAAGCAATGAAGGATGCGGATTATGTGGTAAACTTTGCAGCAGAAACACATGTGGATAAGTCAATCAACGATCCCCAGTCTTTTGTAAAGTCTGACGTCTTAGGTACACAGAATCTATTGGAACTGGTAAGAGAATATGATGTTGAACGTTATATTCAAATATCAACAGATGAAGTATACGGCAGCATACTTGAAGGTTCATTTAAGGAAACTGATAACATAGATCCATCAAGTCCATACTCAGCAAGTAAGGCTGGAGGGGACTTGCTGGTAAATGCATACTATAAAACATATGGAATACCTGTTATTATTACAAGAAGCAGTAATAACTTTGGTCCAAGACAATTTCCGGAGAAACTAATACCACTGTTTATTTTAAAGGCATTGCATGATGAACCGCTACCGGTATATGGTGACGGACAGAATGTACGTGACTGGATTTATGTTGAGGATAACTGTGCAGGTGTAGATACCGTCCTTCATAAAGGTAAACTAGGTGAAGTATATAATATTGGCGGAGGTAATGAGAAAAATAATATGGAAATTACCAAACTGATACTGGAAAAACTAAATAAACCTGAAAGTCTAATTCAGCACGTTGAAGACAGGTTAGGTCATGACAGAAGATACTCCCTTGATGCCACCAAGACCAAAAAACTTGGATGGGAGCCTAAATGGAACTTTGAGGACGCTATGGAAAAAACTGTAAATTGGTATAAAGAAAACCAGGAACGTTTATATCCAAAGACTAAAACATTATAAATAACCTTCAACATCTTCTCTTTTATTTTTAAGTAATTGATAAATTTCAAACTCTTTTTCTACTCTTTATTAATTCTATGAGAAAATGCTTATTGTAAATATTCTATCTTTACAAGAGGGGTATTGAATAATTTTTGGCTATTTTTAATAAAGCATGATTAATAATCTAATCATCCATTAACATATGATATAAGTTAATATTTTCATTAATCAAATTCAAATAATATTTTTTTTTTAAAAAAAGTATTTATTCTTTTTTTTTTAAAAAGAATAAAGAAAAGGGGTAATTTTATTTTTATATTTATTTTATAAATATGTATGATATCATCGCTTTCTCTCACGAGGAGTTCTACCTTCAAATCCGGCAAAGAATAATAAACCAACTAAAACAACACCTACAAGATATGCTGCCGATATTTCGGAATCTTGTGGGGCTGACTTACTTAATTTTTTCTTAGTTACTTCAAATACGGATTTCATAGCTGAACCTGCACTGGCTGCACTAGCTTCACCATCATCACTTTTTGAACCGGCACTTGCCTCGGCATTGGCTGCTTGGGCATTGGATGCTGCTTCAGCTGAACTAACATCTCCAACTGAACTTCCACTGCCTTCTGCTGTACTGTTGGTTTTACTGTCTCCAGCACCACCGTTTGTACCGACACTTACACCATCACCGTAATTGTTTGATGAGGTACCGCTACCGCTTGTTCCACTTCCACTGTTTGCACCGGAGTCACCGCTATCGGAGTTACCGGTGTTTTCACCGTTTCCATTAGATTGGCTTCCACTGCCTTCATTACCGTTTCCATCAGTAGCTGTACCGTTGGTACCGTTGGTATTCTGTGTATCTGCATTACCTGGTCCAACAAGATTTGCTACACTGCCGGAACCTGCACTTTGACCATTTGCATTAGCATTAGGGTTACCGCTAACTCCGGTATCCACTGCACTTGCATCAATACCTATTTCGGTAACTGTGCTGGTTAGATCTATTTCTCCACTGTAGTCATCTTCTACTAATGTGTTGGTGTATGGTAGGTCATTAGGGTCAAGTAGTGATCCTTTATAGCTGGTTGATGCTGCCATCATGTCTGAAAATTGTTGTTTCATCTCATTAGGGACAGTTGATGTTTTAACTACCCATTTGTTGAATACAACGTTTTTACATGTGTGGTGACAACATGCAATACCATATTGCACTGCACTTTGAATGTACTTGTTTGATAATTGTTCACGCAAAGCTTGATTGGATTCCCAGAATCCGTTCATGTCGGTTGTCAGTAACCAACCGGCCATGGATTGGAAAGCATATGCTTTGTAGTCTTTGTTAACGTTTAATTTGTCACTAACCAGCATCTTACCGATTTGTGTAATTAATCCGGAACCTAATGCACCTGCATTATTTCCTGTTCTGTTAACTTCCACGGCATTTCCATGTCTGTCTTCTGCATATCCTTGGGTTGTGAACATTATTTCCATAGCATTCTGTAATTTAGCTGCCATGGCATTCCAACCACTAGCACCATTGATTTGTGAATCGATATATGTAGGGTTAAGCAATGTGTCACGTATTTCTTTTTGGATTTCTTCAACTAATGTACTTGAAATGATATTGTTTTTATCACGAATATCCAGTAATTGGGTGTTTACTTTTGCTCCTAAAGTATTAGCAGCGTTAAGCAGTCCACCAAACCAATCAGCATAATCATCTGAATCAGTAACTCTCCATGTACTGTCAAGGTTTTGGGTTAATAACGTTAAATGGCTTAAAAGATAAGTAAACTGGTCTGTATTGTTGGTTACTTCAATTTTACCATTATCATTTACATTCCAAGCATTGGATATCCTGGACATGTATACGCTTGACAATTCATTACTGATTCCATTTTCTGAATCCTGCCAGTTGGTTACACTCGGTGCCAAATCAGATACACCAGTACCTTCAAGAATTGCACCACGTAAACCGAATACTCTGTCTAATGCACCTTCTGTTTTATTGTATGCTTCAATGTATTCATTTATGTGTTTTATAACATAGTTTTCTATGTTTTTACCAGTTGATGATTCATTTAAGTCATACACTAATTTAACGGCGTCATTCAACATCTTAATCCACTGTGGATTTGAACTTACAATTGTCGTGAAAACATCAAGTCTTGGACGATTGATAACTGATCCGTCACTTAACTTTAATGTTAAGTTTTCGAGTGGTATAACTTTAAGACCATTGTATTTACCATTGTGGTCCCATGTTGGTTCCACACCCATGAAATAAAGGAATTCTGCTAGACTTACACCTTCAGTACGTAATACTTCAGTACCCCAAATAACTATAGCATTTAGTTGTGGCCATGAACCTGCATTGTTTTCATAATAATTTCTTATCATGATATCTACTGCATTTTTAGCCATTTCCCATGCATTTTTACTTGGCATCTTGGTTGTATCACTTGCATACAAGCTTCTTCCTGTCGGCAATACATCAGAATATGAAGGGTCTGCTGATAAACCCGGTTCAACATATCCACCGTCAAGTGCAGTGAATATTGATGCCCATTCCTTGTTATCTTTAATTCCTTCAATTATGTTATATACATCTGTTATGTCCTGATATAATGCACTCTCATTGTTTTGCATGTATGTTTCGGCAACGTCATCAATGCTGTTTCCATCAACCAGTAATGAAATGATGTTTGTCAGCATATTGTTCAAATCATCTTTATACGGTTCAAAGCTCCTATCCTTAATTAAGGTGTAGTAGTCCTGACCGATAAATCCAGGATATCTAAGTTCCATCAGATTCTGTAATATGTATGTTCTTGATGCAGCGATTGTTTTGACACCTTCAACCATTTCAGTATCATTCCATATATGTCCTAATACATGGTTTCCAAGGGTAATTTTATCAGTTTCCATTGATTCTATCTGTGCATGTAAGAATTCAACATATTCATCAAATGTTTCGTCCTCTTCCATAGGACGATATCCTAATTCACTACTGATGTTTAATATTTCACTTTCATAAACATCAGTACCTGTGGAATTCAATTTCCTGATTTCAGTATATCTTGACATTGAATCCTCTAGTTTTACATAATCACCATATAATGAACTGTCTACAGTTACAGGAGTCATATGGGTAATAACCTGTGCAAAGCTTCTTTCTTTTGCAGTCATACCTTCCCCTGGGTTGGATACAATATATGGGTATATGATTGGAACATTTGTTAATTGGAATGACCAGTCAGTTTCCTGCATACCTAATGTGTGTCCAGGTAACCATTCAAGGGTTCCGTGGGTACCCATGTGAACTATGGCATCTACATCCCATATTTCATTCAGGTACTTGTAGTATGCTAGGTATGGTGGCGGTGGAGATAACGTATCGCTGTGGTAATCTGCAACTTCATCCCATCCCCTTGCCGGCTGTACACTTATGAATATGTTACCTATATGCATACCCGGCACGATAAGTGAAGTGTTTTTATATACCATAGCTGATGTTTCAAATCCTTCTCCCCAATTTTCAATCATGGATTCCTGAAGATTTTCTGGTAGTTCATTGAACCATTTCTGGTACTGTTCTTGACTGATGATTTGATGATTTGCTTCCAATTCATCCCGATACTTTTCTACATATTGCTCGAGAAGTCCAATAGCATGTGTACCTTTGTTACTTAACTCTAAGATTAAGGTTGTTAATTCATCAGTTGATGGGATATCATCGACACTTTCATATCCAATGTCATATCCGTTCTCTTTCATCTGAATCAACATTTCACGAACGCTTTCAAATACATCTAAATATGAAGCTCCAACATCTGCTTTTCCTGGAGGGTAACTGTAAAGAATAATAGCAATCTTTTTATCTTTGTTTTCCATATCCTTTAGTTTGGCCCATCCGTTTGTGATGTTAACATGTTTTTCCAGTCCACTTTGGATAATTATTTCATTACCTTCTTCATCAAGGTATGATACTGGAATCGCACCGAAAACACCTTCAAATTGTGGAACTGTCACGCCCATTGTCCATTCAGCTTGTGGTCCATATTTGCTTTGATAACTTGTGATATCTATAGCATCTAACGCTCTAAGAATTGAGACATTAGTATTTTTGAATGTATTTATAGGTATTTCAGTACCCATATTGATGTAATCCATGGAAAATGAATATAATGAACTTACTGCACTTACACCATGTTTCAATGCCATGTCTCCAACAGTTAAATTCTGTAAGAATTCACTGATTGACGGAGTTGTGGATTTTTGGTATAAGTTTATTGCGGCACGTCCTTGTTTTTCATATTCCTTGATCATTGCATCTATTACCTCTCCGCCAGGATAATAACTTGTTATTACAACGAAACTCCCATTAATCTTGACATTTTTATCGTACCATGTTTCAAATTCGTTGAAAATGGTCTTAGGGTCGTTGTTTTTAGCGTTCCACGCAGTCAGGTTTTGGGTCATCCAGTTTAGACTTCCAGCACCGTCATCGTTATAACCTGGATTGGATAAAATCCATGAATTAATTTCCTGTTGGGTTGGAGTTAGTGTGAAACTTTTATGTCCTGGATAATATATCCCCCAATCAGTTCGCTCTAATATAGGACTCCCATTCTTCTTTGTAGGATCAACATCCGAATCGCCAAGCAAATATTCTATATATTTATAGAAATTTTTCATATTTGTCTGTACTGTTTCATTGTCAGTTATTCTTTCAGCTTGCCAATAAGATCCTATGTATGTATTTTCCAGTGAATATGGATCTCCACCTACAAATCCCCAACTTCGCAGGTTTCCCTGGAACAACTGTTCGGAGTATATACCGAAGGTATATGCTATCATGTTGTTCTGTGAAGCTGGTGATTCACCTATCAGGCGTACGTCGATACCAAATCCATTACCTTCCGAATACATATCCACCAATATGAAATTGGTATAGTCCAACATCCATTGGTCAGAGTTATCATATCCTTCGATAATGTTATAACTTTCAAGGAAGTATACTCTGTCACTAATGCTTTTCAGTGCTTCTACTTTCTCTTTCTGACCGTCCGTGGATGTAGCACCTGAATATGAGATTATTGCTATATCAGGGATGAACGTGTAATTAATATCTGTTTTGGATTTGTTTGTAATTGTTACAGATTCGTTACCTAAAGCATATGTACCGTAACTAAATGTTACTGTATAGTTGTTTTTAGTTAAATTATCTACTTTGTAGTTACCAGATTTGTCACTTTTTGTTTGAGCTACTTTAACTCCATATGAATCATAGATAACAACTTCAGCCCCTTCGGTAACATAACCATCCTCTTCGCCACCGGCATATTTACCGGTAGTGTTGTTATATACCTGGGTTACTGTACCTGAGATACTGTAAGTAGCATTTTTACTGTTACTGCTACCAGCATTTTTCAGTACTTTCTTCGTGTTGTTGGCTATTTTTTCATTTTCAAGTTTTCGAGCTCTTTCCTGTGCAACTATTGCTTGTTGTTTAGCATAGGAACTACTTTTCACTGTTTTCTGTGTTTTCTTGGTATTGGAGTACTTCTTTGTATAACTCTTTTGTGTAGTCTTTTTATTGCTTGTTTTAGTATAAGTTTTTTGACTACTTTTGTTATTTGTGACATTGGATTTTACCTTGTCACTTGAAGAAGTCTCGTCTTCATTGTCAATTTTCGCTGATTTCTTAATGTTATCCTTGCTTTTTTCAGATAACTTTACAGTTGTGACGTTGTTTGATACATCTACATCTGATGTATCTTTAGTTATTTCACTTGTATTTATATTGTCATTTATTTCTGTGAGATTACTGTCATTTAATTTTTGATCTTTGTGATCAACTGCGGCTACTGTTGTACAAAGTAAGAGAACAATGATTAACATACATAATGAAAAGGTCTTAGTTTTCATCATATATCACCATTGTAGTGTATTTAATTAAATTACATTTATACTCTATCAATATATTATGAATATAAATACACTATTACTAAATAAGTTTAATAATATTAATAAAGGTATGTATAATTTATTTATTGATGGGTATTACTAAGAATAAAATACATTAAAATCGGTTATTTTTTTTAAATGTGGTTCTGGATGTTTCATTTAAAAATAGGGGGGAAATTATGATTACTTTGAAATTATAGAAATATCGTTTTTCAAAAAAATTTGGAGGTTAGGAAAGTAAATAAATTACTTATGTGATAGTCAATGATTTGGAGGAGTATTTGATTGGATTGGATTGTGTGTTTCCGTTGTAGTTAATTGTTATCTCATATACTCCAGGGTTCATGTAGTTTGGTATTGTGTATTCCCATTTTGCCAGTCCTTTTGTTATGTTTTTGGTTGTGTATACTTCTTCGAAGAATTCCGTGATTAATGGTACGGTTTTTCCATTTACTTTGAAGACATATTTTCCACTTATGACTGGTGTTTTGGTGTTTTTGTTGGTTAATGTTGCCGTTAGGTTCACAGCTTTACCTGGTGTTGCTTTGATAGGGTTTATTTTTACAACTACGTCCTGTTTGGATATGTTTATTGTTGAGTTGATGACTTTTGTGTTGTATCTGTAGTTTTCACCGAGGGTTATTTTGAATTTGTTTTCGCCCGGTGGTAGGTAGGGTACGATTATTTCGGTGTCAAGTATTGAGTTTGATACTGTGAGTGTTTTTACTGTTCTGTCTCCTAGTTTTATTGCTACTTGTGTGTTTCCGTAGATTTTGTTTCCGTTGGTGTCTGTTAGTGTTTGTTTGATTCTGATTTTTTGTTCACTTGTTCCGTTTAGTTTTATTGTGAATGTTTTGTATGTTCCTTTGTTAACTGTCATTTTGGTGCTGTTTTCTGCTCTGTTGAATCCTGTTTTTGAGAATATTGCTGTTACTGTGTATTCTTTTCCACTGTAGCTTGCAAGTGTCATTGTAAGGGTACCTTTACCGTTTTTGATGGTTATTGCGGATGTCTGTGTGTTGATGTCTTTTATGCTTAATCCGTTTATTTTAACTACTGCTGTTCCGTTTACTGCTTTTTTGGCAGTGTCGGTTATTGTTAGGTTGATTTTGATTGTTTTTCCTGTGTCAACCTTTTTAGGTGCCTGGATTGTGATAATGGCATCTTTTTTATCAAATGGGGATGTGTTGTTGAATACTGTGATGTTTTTTAGGTTTTTACCTACTTTAACAGCCTTGTCACCATACAGGTCATTTGCTACTAAATCATTGTTTTTAACACATGTATTATTGGTATTGTCTACACATACGCCTATTGATTTATTCTGTTTGTCAAATATTTT is part of the Methanosphaera sp. BMS genome and harbors:
- a CDS encoding cobaltochelatase subunit CobN; this encodes MKTKTFSLCMLIIVLLLCTTVAAVDHKDQKLNDSNLTEINDNINTSEITKDTSDVDVSNNVTTVKLSEKSKDNIKKSAKIDNEDETSSSDKVKSNVTNNKSSQKTYTKTSNKKTTQKSYTKKYSNTKKTQKTVKSSSYAKQQAIVAQERARKLENEKIANNTKKVLKNAGSSNSKNATYSISGTVTQVYNNTTGKYAGGEEDGYVTEGAEVVIYDSYGVKVAQTKSDKSGNYKVDNLTKNNYTVTFSYGTYALGNESVTITNKSKTDINYTFIPDIAIISYSGATSTDGQKEKVEALKSISDRVYFLESYNIIEGYDNSDQWMLDYTNFILVDMYSEGNGFGIDVRLIGESPASQNNMIAYTFGIYSEQLFQGNLRSWGFVGGDPYSLENTYIGSYWQAERITDNETVQTNMKNFYKYIEYLLGDSDVDPTKKNGSPILERTDWGIYYPGHKSFTLTPTQQEINSWILSNPGYNDDGAGSLNWMTQNLTAWNAKNNDPKTIFNEFETWYDKNVKINGSFVVITSYYPGGEVIDAMIKEYEKQGRAAINLYQKSTTPSISEFLQNLTVGDMALKHGVSAVSSLYSFSMDYINMGTEIPINTFKNTNVSILRALDAIDITSYQSKYGPQAEWTMGVTVPQFEGVFGAIPVSYLDEEGNEIIIQSGLEKHVNITNGWAKLKDMENKDKKIAIILYSYPPGKADVGASYLDVFESVREMLIQMKENGYDIGYESVDDIPSTDELTTLILELSNKGTHAIGLLEQYVEKYRDELEANHQIISQEQYQKWFNELPENLQESMIENWGEGFETSAMVYKNTSLIVPGMHIGNIFISVQPARGWDEVADYHSDTLSPPPPYLAYYKYLNEIWDVDAIVHMGTHGTLEWLPGHTLGMQETDWSFQLTNVPIIYPYIVSNPGEGMTAKERSFAQVITHMTPVTVDSSLYGDYVKLEDSMSRYTEIRKLNSTGTDVYESEILNISSELGYRPMEEDETFDEYVEFLHAQIESMETDKITLGNHVLGHIWNDTEMVEGVKTIAASRTYILQNLMELRYPGFIGQDYYTLIKDRSFEPYKDDLNNMLTNIISLLVDGNSIDDVAETYMQNNESALYQDITDVYNIIEGIKDNKEWASIFTALDGGYVEPGLSADPSYSDVLPTGRSLYASDTTKMPSKNAWEMAKNAVDIMIRNYYENNAGSWPQLNAIVIWGTEVLRTEGVSLAEFLYFMGVEPTWDHNGKYNGLKVIPLENLTLKLSDGSVINRPRLDVFTTIVSSNPQWIKMLNDAVKLVYDLNESSTGKNIENYVIKHINEYIEAYNKTEGALDRVFGLRGAILEGTGVSDLAPSVTNWQDSENGISNELSSVYMSRISNAWNVNDNGKIEVTNNTDQFTYLLSHLTLLTQNLDSTWRVTDSDDYADWFGGLLNAANTLGAKVNTQLLDIRDKNNIISSTLVEEIQKEIRDTLLNPTYIDSQINGASGWNAMAAKLQNAMEIMFTTQGYAEDRHGNAVEVNRTGNNAGALGSGLITQIGKMLVSDKLNVNKDYKAYAFQSMAGWLLTTDMNGFWESNQALREQLSNKYIQSAVQYGIACCHHTCKNVVFNKWVVKTSTVPNEMKQQFSDMMAASTSYKGSLLDPNDLPYTNTLVEDDYSGEIDLTSTVTEIGIDASAVDTGVSGNPNANANGQSAGSGSVANLVGPGNADTQNTNGTNGTATDGNGNEGSGSQSNGNGENTGNSDSGDSGANSGSGTSGSGTSSNNYGDGVSVGTNGGAGDSKTNSTAEGSGSSVGDVSSAEAASNAQAANAEASAGSKSDDGEASAASAGSAMKSVFEVTKKKLSKSAPQDSEISAAYLVGVVLVGLLFFAGFEGRTPRERKR